In Laspinema palackyanum D2c, the genomic stretch AAATGTGCTATCTATCAGGATGATTAATCGGAGTTCATTATGTCCAAAGTCAAAGTGTATCGCCCCTATCAACCCTCTCCAGAACCTAACCCTGACTCAGCGTTTTGGGTGTTTTATTTAGCGGCTATTGTTTTTGGGGGAATGGTGACCTGGATGGCAGTGCGATCGCATTTCAATGTCAAAGACTACCAACAGGGTTATGAAGCCTACAAAACCGAAAATTGTGCAGAGGCAATCCCTCATTTTAAACGGATCACTTCTCGCTGGCTTCCCGTGGATGTCAATCAAATTGCTCATCGTTCCCAAACCCGAATTAATGAATGTGAAGCCTACCAAAAAGCTCTCACCTACCAGGAAAAAGGACATTTAGTTTCGAGCCTGATTACTTATAATAGTATCTTGGCTCGTCATCCCAGCACCGAACTGCGCCCCTCCATCCAGAAAAAAGCCGGTGAACTATTTACTCAAACCGAAATCACTCAACTCACTGACCCGAAACTCTGTAATCATTTAGAACCCTTCCGACGCAATCAAATTGTTGAGGAGAGTTCTCAGAAATTACCGATATTATACCGAGCCTGCGCCCAGCAATACCAAACCCAGGAGGAATATAGTAAGGCGGTTGTCTTCTATGAACAATTTCTCAAAGCCTATCCTCAACATCATCTGAGTCCAGAAACTAAACAACTTTTAGTCCAAGCTCTCATCGCTGAAGCCCAACAACAAGGGGCAGGAATTATCTCTCAACCCTCCTCTAGCGGCTATAGCGATAGCAGTTATACCGTGGTCCAAATTCAGAACGACTCCCCCACACGAATGCAATTAGTCTTCAGTGGACCCGAAGACCGAATCGAAGAACTAGAACCCTGTTTTGAATGTGAAACATTTATCAAAAATAAACCTGAATCTTGTCCGGAACTCGGACCGATTGGCCGCTACACCCTGCCCCCCGGAGACTACAAAATCGTTGTCAAATCCGCAGACGAACATCGAGTTACGCCTTACCGGGGGGATTGGACTTTAGAAGCAGGAAACACCTACGCTCCCTGTTTTTATATTGTCAACGAGCCGGTGAATGAACTGCCCCCCCTAGACCTAGATTCCGAGTTATCAAAGCCTTGGGGAGGGGAACAGCGATCGCCTTCCCCTTCAAAGTTTTAACTCGGGACTAATTCCCAAAAACAATTCGGTTTATTGTTCTCCCCATTCAACTCAAAAATCAGGAAGCAAAACAATGGTGCGTCAAGCGTTATTACTGCTATCTCCTCCAGGATTGGCTATAGTCGCAACTCTGCTACTCGGCACAAGTATTACCCCAGCGAGTTCAGCCCAGGAGATGAAAAAGTTATCCGAATTAACCGAAATTGGAGAGAGTTGGGTTGCTCAGAATAGTAGCAGTGTCCAGGGGAGTGCAGAGGGCGATCGGTTATTAATAGAAGGAATGCAACTGTTTGAACAAGGCACAGCTGAATCGTTACGTCAAGCCCTGCCGAAGTTGGAAGCAGCAGGCCAACAGTATCGCGCTGCAGGCAATGCAGCAATGGAAGCACTCACCTTGGCAGGAATGGGTCGAATTTACGACTTACTCGGAGACAAGCAAACAGCCCTAGACTACTACAACCAATCCTTGCCTCTATTTCGGCAAGTGGGGGATAAGGCAACTGAAGCGACAACCCTCAACAATATTGGCGGGGTTTACGACGACCTCGGAGACAAGCAAACAGCCCTAGACTACTACAACCAATCCTTGCCTCTATCTCGGCAAGTGGGGGATAAAGCAGGGGAAGCGAGAACCCTCAACAATATTGGCATGGTTTACGACGACTTGGGAGACAAGCAAACAGCCCTAGACTACTACAACCAATCCTTGCCTTTATCTCGGCAAGTGGGGGATAAAGCAGGGGAAGCGAGAACCCTCTACAATATGGGCATGGTTTACTCCAAGTTGGGAGATAAGCAAACGGCCCTGGACTACTTCAACCAATCCTTGCCTGTATTCCGGCAAGTTGGGGATATCAGTGTGGAAGCAGCAACCCTCACCTCTATTGGCCTAGTTTACTCGGACTTAGGAGACAAGCAAACGGCCCTGGACTACTTCAACCAATCCTTGCCTGTATTCCGGCAAGTTGGGGATATCCGTGGGGAAGCAACTACCCTCACCTCTATTGGCCTAGTTTACTCGGACTTAGGAGACAAGCAAACGGCCCTGGACTACTACAACCAATCCTTGCCTCTATCCCGGCAAGTTGGGGATATCCGTGGGGAAGCAACTACCCTCAACAATATTGGCGGGGTTTACGACGACTTGGGAGACAAGCAAACGGCCCTGGACTACTTCAACCAATCCTTGCCTGTATTCCGGCAAGTTGGGGATATCCGTGGGGAAGCAACTATCCTCACCTCTATTGGCCTAGTTTACTCGGACTTAGGAGACAAGCAAACGGCCCTGGACTACTTCAACCAATCCTTGCCTGTATTCCGGCAAGTTGGGGATATCCGTGGGGAAGCAACTANNNNNNNNNNNNNNNNNNNNNNNNNNNNNNNNNNNNNNNNNNNNNNNNNNNNNNNNNNNNNNNNNNNNNNNNNNNNNNNNNNNNNNNNNNNNNNNNNNNNGCAAACGGCCCTGGACTACTTCAACCAATCCTTGCCTGTATTCCGGCAAGTTGGGGATATCCGTGGGGAAGCAACTACCCTCACCTCTATTGGCCTAGTTTACTCGGACTTAGGAGACCAGCAAATCGCCCTGGACTACTACAACCAATCCTTGCCTGTATTCCGGCAAGTTGGGGATATCCGTGGGGAAGCAGCAACCCTCACCTCTATTGGCCTAGTTTACTCGGACTTAGGAGACAAGCAAACGGCCCTGGATTACTACAACCAATCCTTGCCTGTATTCCGGCAAGTTGGGGATATCCGTGGGGAAGCAGCAACCCTCAACAATATTGGCGCGGTTTACTCAGACTTAGGAGACAAGCAAACGGCCCTGGACTACTACAACCAATCCTTGCCTGTATTCCGGCAAGTTGGGGATATCCGTGTGGAAGCAACTACCCTCAACAATATTGGCGCGGTTTACTCAGACTTAGGAGACAAGCAAACGGCCCTAGACTACTTCAACCAATCTTTGCCCCTATTCCGGCAAGTGGGGGATAAGGCACTGGAAGCGACTACCCTCAACAATCTTGCGTGGACAAAGCGCAGTCAAGGCAACCTCCCGGAAGCGCTGACGGACATGGAAGCTGCCATTGCCCTTATCGAAGACCTTCGCACCAAAATCGATAGCGAAAAACTACGCCAGTCTTACTTTGCTCAAAATCAAAATGCCTACGAATTCTACATCGACCTGTTGATGGAACTGCACCAGCAAAACCCCGATCAAGGATATGACAAACAAGCCTTTAATGCCAGTGAACGCGCTCGCGCTCGCACGTTGTTAGAAATACTCGCTGAAGCCAATGCTGATATCCGCAGTGGGATTGACCCTGAACTGGGGGAGAAGGAACTCAACCTACAGCAGCGCATCAATGCCACGGAATCTCGGCGCATGGAGTTACTTTCTGGAGAACATACTCCAGAACAAGCCAATGCGCTTAAACAAGAACTGGATACTTTGTTACGGCAACTGGATGAATTAAGAGCAGAAATTCGCCGTACTAGCCCCCGATATGCTGCCCTGACTCAACCCCAACCCCTGACTGTCCAACAAGTTCAGCAGCAGGTGCTTGACCAGGATACTTTACTCTTACAATATTCCCTGGGTGAAGACCGTAGCTTCCTTTGGGCGGTGACTCCAGATAGTGTGGAGGTGTACGAACTCCCGTCTCGGGCAGAAATTGAGGAACTGGGAGAGCAATTTTATCGGTTAATGCAAAATCCCGACTATCGAGGTGAGAGCCGCAATATTACCGTGTCTCCTAACATTCCTCAAATCAATGCCTCGGCTACCCAACTGAGTCAGCTACTCCTCTCTCCTGTGGCGGATAAATTAGCTGGGAAGCGATTGTTAGTGGTGGCCGATGGCGTGTTGAATTTTATCCCCTTTGCTGCATTACCCACTCCGGAACAAGGGGATGAGTTGACGCCGTTGTTGGTGAATCAGGAGATTATTAATCTACCTTCCTCCTCGACTTTAGCGATTTTGCGACAACAAGATGCAGGACGAACCATTGCACCTCAAACGGTGGCGTTGATTGCGGACCCAGTGTTTGAACTGGATGATAGACGGGTTACGGGACAAACTGCGGTGAAGACATCGGATTTGGGTCGGATTGTGGTAAATCGTTCTGCGGAGACGATTATTGGGCGTCCGATTCCTGCATTGCCGGGGACTCGTCAGGAAGCGGAGGCGATTTTGGCGTTAGTGCCTGGGGGTGGGGCGATGTCGGCGTTTGATTTTGATGCTTCTCGCGCTACGGTGACGAATACAGATTTAACGCAATATCAAATGGTTCATTTTGCCACTCATGGGTTTGTGAGTAGCAGTAATCCGGAGTTGTCTGGGGTGGTGTTATCTCTGGTGGATGAGCAAGGGAATGGAGTGGATGGGTTTTTGCGCTTGCATGATATTTTTAATCTCCAGTTGAATGCTCAGGTGGTAGTGCTTTCGGCTTGTCAAACCGGACTGGGAGACTCAATTCGCGGTGAGGGTTTGGTGGGGTTGACTCGGGGGTTTATGTATGCGGGGACGCCTCGATTGGTAGTTTCGTTATGGAGTGTGGATGACAATGCTACGGCGGTATTGATGTCGAAGTTTTATGGAAAGTTACTCTCCCAAGGGGTGACTCCAGCCGAAGCGTTGCGGGAGGCACAGTTGGAGATGTTGGCAAGTGAGGATTGGAAGTCTCCTTATTTTTGGGCGGCGTTTACTTTGCAGGGGGAATGGCGATGAGGGGAGGTTGACTCGTCTTGATTTTGGGGGTGGGGTTTTTGGGGCCGATCGCTCTTGGGAAGAATTAGGCTTTTAGCCTCGAATAAAACCCCCAAATCTTTGAATATCAACTTGATGGTCAATTGTCATCGTTTAAGATTGGCAGCCAAGAGATGGAATACCCATAAAAATTTAAGGTTTTGTTATTGGACTAATTTAGGAGGTTTAGAAACATGAGTGAAGCCGAAGACAACGAAAAGTTTTTTCCTGATGACAATCCCAGCAAAGGAGAGTTATTTATTGAGGTCCCCAGTAATAGTCCTTCCCCTTATATTGAAAGGATTCCCAATGCTTTGGACCCGATGGGAGAAATTCAGGCGAGGGGAATGATTTTTCGAGGGTTATCCGGAGGAAATGTTCCGGGAATCATGCTAATTTTTGGCTGGATAATTTTTGGGACAGTTCCCCTGGTACTTTTAATCGCCATGATTAGTTTGGGCGAATATTCGCTGCTGCCTGTTTTTTTAGTTTCTAGTCTGATGATTGTGATTTTAGTGCGGGGGACCAAGGCAAAGCTGGATCGGCAGCGAACTCCAACCGGAAGGAGGCGAAGGTTCAGAAGAAGAAGATGAATTAAATCCCTGTTAAAAAGGGGGATTTTTTTAACAGGGATGGGTTGAGCCTCAATCTGAACTTTTAGGGGGATTTTTAGGCGGGATTTAGGTGAGGCAAAGGCGGCGCAAGACTGAGACGGGAATGGCATAAAACGATCGCTCACTGTAGGCATATCCGTTAGGCCCTTGCCGTTTTTGTTCTAAGGTAAAACTGAGCAACCCGATGACTTCTCCCCATTGATTTAACAGGGGTGAACCACTAATTCCACCTTGGAGGGGAATGCTCACTTCTAAGACGAGATCGCTGCATAAGGACTGGGGGCGAATTCGGTTGATTAATCCTACGTTACAGTAAAGATTTTCTTCAAATCTGCCCTCGTAAACCGCAGGAAATCCTAGGGTTAACACTCGTTCCCCTACTTCCACCAATTCAGAAAAACCCAATCGTAAAGGTGTCAGGGAAACTGAGGTGGGTTTTAAGTGCAAAATCGCTACATCATCGGGTCCCCAAGTGGGTAATTGAATAGAGGCAACTTGAATCATTCCCTGTTGGGTAATCACCTGAATGGTGTGGGGTAAAACACATTCTCCCGTTGTTTCATTGAAGACAACATGACGGTTTGTGGCGATGCGACTGCCTCCGATGAAAAAGCCACTACCATTGCCCGTATGTCCCGGGGAATTCACCTGAATCCATGCCACAGAAGCGGCATAAATCTGTACGGAATGGTTGAGATTCGTAAAGTCTGGACTGTGAATTCCTAGAGGTTGAGCTTGTGCTTGGAGTAAGGCATGGTAATCTTGCCGTTGTCGCGATCGCGCATAAATTTCTAGTCCCAATTCCACCTGATTGAGAGAGAAAGGAGGCTCAATTTTCTGAAAATATCCCATCGCCTCGGAGTAGCGCTGAAGACTGAGAAAATGCTGCGCCAACTCTTCCGCATTGCCATCGGGATTGACGGCTAAATTCTCGATCGCACTCAACCATTTGAGATAAATTCCAACCACTTCCGTTAATTCCGTTACCGCCTCACGAGTTCGTTGAAGTAAACTCGACCCTTCTTGATACATCAGTTTAACCCGATCGCTAATTTCGGTCCCCTTCCCATCTAACGACTGATACCCCTGAATCCAACTCTCACCACTCCGTTTCAACGTATCCCAGCGATCCTGTGCTAACCGCGCTTTCATCTCCAAATCATTGCGATCGCGATACAGTTCCAACAACATCTGATTATCGGTTTCCGTTAACAAATATCGGTCCCGATGGCTTTCATAAAAGTGCAACCGTTCTCGCAAGCGCACCGTCAACCCTCCCATTTCCATCTTCTCAATGGTCCCAAATTGCGCCATGATGTCTGCCGCAATTTTTTGTAAATGTCCCAACTGTTCCTGATAGGTTTGAGCCTCATAAAATCGAGTTTTCAGAGATGCCTGTTGAGCCGGAGTTAATAAATGAGAATCAGCAATGGTAATGCTACATTGATTCCCCGTCCCTAGATCCACCGCCGACACTTTTAAAAGGCAATTCGTATCAATATCAAAAGTCACCTCAATTTGGGGAACCCTTGCTTTGGCTGGAAAAATACCTTCTAAGATAAATTGTCCGATTTTGAAATTTTCCTCGGGAATCGGAGATTCTCCTTGAAACACCTGAATTTTAACCCGGGTTTGATTGTCTTCAACCGTTGTATAATTATGACTTTTCTTAGTTGGAATTGTGGTATGTTTAGGAATCAGCGCATCAAACTTAAACTCCGTGGGGGATACATAAGACTTAATCCCGAGACTAAAGGGAACCACATCCAGTAAAATCGTTTCCTGAAGGGCACCCAACAGAATCGCCGCTTGCAACGCCGCACCCCTCGCCACAGCCGTTAACGGATCTAAATCCGCACTCGCTTCTCGTCCAAATACATCCCGAATACACTGCCGAACCGCAGGCATAATCGCCCCCCCACCAATCAGCAGAATTCGGTGGGGTTTATGGGTGATTTTCTGACAAGTTTGGCGAATTTGATTCAACCAGGGGGCGGCAAGTTCTTCCAGTTCCTGGCGGGTTAGTTCTAAATCAATGGTTGTGCCATTCATGAATTGGGGAAGCTGAATTGTCCAAGCCTTACGGGTCGAAAGTTCAATTTTCAACTCTTCGCAAGCCTGACGCAGCCGGGTAGCGGCGAACCGATCGCTGGCAATTTCATACCCCGTTTCCCGTTCTATTTTCGTCACAAAATGGCGGTACAAAATCTCATCTAAATCCGCACTGCCTAGAGAATTATCCCCTTCAATTTCTAAGACTTCAAAAACCTTGTCCTCCACCTCAATAATAGAAATATCAAAGGTTCCCGCCCCCAAATCAGCAATTAAAACTGTTTCATTTTTAGCCACCCGATGATTCTGCGCCAAACAAGCGGCAGTGGGTTCGTGAATCAGTCGCAAAACATTGATATCCGCCAGCATTCCTGCGGTTTTG encodes the following:
- a CDS encoding tetratricopeptide repeat protein, with translation MVRQALLLLSPPGLAIVATLLLGTSITPASSAQEMKKLSELTEIGESWVAQNSSSVQGSAEGDRLLIEGMQLFEQGTAESLRQALPKLEAAGQQYRAAGNAAMEALTLAGMGRIYDLLGDKQTALDYYNQSLPLFRQVGDKATEATTLNNIGGVYDDLGDKQTALDYYNQSLPLSRQVGDKAGEARTLNNIGMVYDDLGDKQTALDYYNQSLPLSRQVGDKAGEARTLYNMGMVYSKLGDKQTALDYFNQSLPVFRQVGDISVEAATLTSIGLVYSDLGDKQTALDYFNQSLPVFRQVGDIRGEATTLTSIGLVYSDLGDKQTALDYYNQSLPLSRQVGDIRGEATTLNNIGGVYDDLGDKQTALDYFNQSLPVFRQVGDIRGEATILTSIGLVYSDLGDKQTALDYFNQSLPVFRQVGDIRGEAT
- a CDS encoding CHAT domain-containing protein — translated: QTALDYFNQSLPVFRQVGDIRGEATTLTSIGLVYSDLGDQQIALDYYNQSLPVFRQVGDIRGEAATLTSIGLVYSDLGDKQTALDYYNQSLPVFRQVGDIRGEAATLNNIGAVYSDLGDKQTALDYYNQSLPVFRQVGDIRVEATTLNNIGAVYSDLGDKQTALDYFNQSLPLFRQVGDKALEATTLNNLAWTKRSQGNLPEALTDMEAAIALIEDLRTKIDSEKLRQSYFAQNQNAYEFYIDLLMELHQQNPDQGYDKQAFNASERARARTLLEILAEANADIRSGIDPELGEKELNLQQRINATESRRMELLSGEHTPEQANALKQELDTLLRQLDELRAEIRRTSPRYAALTQPQPLTVQQVQQQVLDQDTLLLQYSLGEDRSFLWAVTPDSVEVYELPSRAEIEELGEQFYRLMQNPDYRGESRNITVSPNIPQINASATQLSQLLLSPVADKLAGKRLLVVADGVLNFIPFAALPTPEQGDELTPLLVNQEIINLPSSSTLAILRQQDAGRTIAPQTVALIADPVFELDDRRVTGQTAVKTSDLGRIVVNRSAETIIGRPIPALPGTRQEAEAILALVPGGGAMSAFDFDASRATVTNTDLTQYQMVHFATHGFVSSSNPELSGVVLSLVDEQGNGVDGFLRLHDIFNLQLNAQVVVLSACQTGLGDSIRGEGLVGLTRGFMYAGTPRLVVSLWSVDDNATAVLMSKFYGKLLSQGVTPAEALREAQLEMLASEDWKSPYFWAAFTLQGEWR
- a CDS encoding Hsp70 family protein, producing the protein MVSNLFEKLRLKGVGNRFQQLRRSCQSLEQLLALETPSYPDREKIWKTYAKVLDRAAKYDALGRYSTGDSSQLIQVINQFEPRLGKLPPTGTFSAQRSLRILLKRDPVTVQALDAAWRLSGRVQDDASRREIQQIICMETARLGDHNGLLKKLVQQRQAGYLNPVNLQEIIAKLLVSHSFDETIPWKAFFLELTSQELPRLHPVYALIERWEEAANLAEELREYSDAIAYRMRMGGKENALQMLSLSERIQSSEAIAQAHQKVGCCFWDEADYITALEHFQKAGDWERASDCHYQLGNLPTAVQLRPSISPEWIDQIRESMETTVRSHLERQDFLSSVRLLKALEIAWRNHSPSSRVQSEASRTQHLLGEVLKTARAGLELQLTDAQGVREIELFKAWSGLEEAAGNYQEAAVKAQQAQDYFTASLLFEKAGAFGQALSALDEADSETNELVPQKKAQLLEQGGDFFMAGLLYEQLGETDRAIAMYEQAKEFERAAELRRQQVGDRQVVFDERFIELLTKAGRMEELAELYAAKAYEPERSPAEKAQLLRRIKELGDRGLVSDRLLNLVARELPQIEALDRRKFEQQAPRWVQAATEAVLRDYIDAIGLDLGTSNSVVCLYNQRTAEVEVVEWQGKRQIPSVFAIDPIGRELVGVPISELLGKSPRAIVTQAKRKMGTDTKFKAGGVVYRPEEISARIINCARQLARDRLRQKIVQQISKLAAQAMGTVPPEEWVTAYLDRYPLAIPLSNAVITVPAYFNDAQKQATKTAGMLADINVLRLIHEPTAACLAQNHRVAKNETVLIADLGAGTFDISIIEVEDKVFEVLEIEGDNSLGSADLDEILYRHFVTKIERETGYEIASDRFAATRLRQACEELKIELSTRKAWTIQLPQFMNGTTIDLELTRQELEELAAPWLNQIRQTCQKITHKPHRILLIGGGAIMPAVRQCIRDVFGREASADLDPLTAVARGAALQAAILLGALQETILLDVVPFSLGIKSYVSPTEFKFDALIPKHTTIPTKKSHNYTTVEDNQTRVKIQVFQGESPIPEENFKIGQFILEGIFPAKARVPQIEVTFDIDTNCLLKVSAVDLGTGNQCSITIADSHLLTPAQQASLKTRFYEAQTYQEQLGHLQKIAADIMAQFGTIEKMEMGGLTVRLRERLHFYESHRDRYLLTETDNQMLLELYRDRNDLEMKARLAQDRWDTLKRSGESWIQGYQSLDGKGTEISDRVKLMYQEGSSLLQRTREAVTELTEVVGIYLKWLSAIENLAVNPDGNAEELAQHFLSLQRYSEAMGYFQKIEPPFSLNQVELGLEIYARSRQRQDYHALLQAQAQPLGIHSPDFTNLNHSVQIYAASVAWIQVNSPGHTGNGSGFFIGGSRIATNRHVVFNETTGECVLPHTIQVITQQGMIQVASIQLPTWGPDDVAILHLKPTSVSLTPLRLGFSELVEVGERVLTLGFPAVYEGRFEENLYCNVGLINRIRPQSLCSDLVLEVSIPLQGGISGSPLLNQWGEVIGLLSFTLEQKRQGPNGYAYSERSFYAIPVSVLRRLCLT